Proteins encoded in a region of the Clostridium butyricum genome:
- a CDS encoding branched-chain amino acid ABC transporter permease, with product MNTLLQQIVNGVCQGSVYALIAIGYTMVYGIIKLINFAHCDIYMFGAYAGYFAVSVLRFGFTETLVFAMVACAALGMLIERVAYKPLRNSPKVTLFITTMGVELLLQNLIKTDMLAGPNTKSFPEIIPLKSYNIGSVIISNYQIIAILTTVIFCILLQFIIKKTSVGRAMRATSYDMDAASLMGINTNKVISLTFALGSLLAGTAGVLVGLLYPKLTPAMGVMPGLKSFVAAVLGGIGIIPGAMVGGIIMGLIETLSKVYISSGLSDAIAFSILIIILLVKPTGLFGKNSREKV from the coding sequence ATGAATACTTTACTTCAGCAGATAGTAAATGGAGTCTGTCAGGGAAGTGTTTATGCACTTATAGCAATAGGATATACAATGGTTTATGGAATTATAAAATTAATCAATTTTGCACACTGCGATATTTATATGTTTGGTGCTTATGCAGGATATTTTGCAGTTTCAGTATTAAGATTTGGTTTTACAGAAACACTTGTATTTGCAATGGTAGCATGTGCTGCATTAGGAATGCTTATAGAAAGAGTAGCCTATAAGCCATTGCGTAATTCACCAAAGGTTACATTATTCATAACAACTATGGGTGTTGAATTATTATTACAAAATCTTATAAAGACAGACATGCTTGCAGGACCTAACACAAAATCATTTCCAGAAATAATACCTTTGAAATCATACAACATTGGAAGTGTTATTATAAGTAACTATCAGATTATAGCAATTCTTACAACTGTTATCTTTTGTATATTACTACAATTTATAATAAAGAAAACAAGCGTAGGAAGAGCTATGAGAGCTACATCATATGATATGGATGCAGCATCTTTAATGGGTATTAATACAAATAAGGTTATTTCACTTACTTTTGCATTAGGTTCATTATTAGCAGGAACTGCTGGAGTACTTGTAGGACTTTTATATCCAAAATTAACACCAGCAATGGGAGTTATGCCAGGATTAAAATCATTCGTAGCGGCCGTTCTTGGTGGTATAGGAATAATACCAGGTGCTATGGTAGGTGGAATTATTATGGGACTTATTGAAACTTTATCTAAAGTTTATATCAGTTCTGGTTTATCAGATGCCATTGCATTTTCAATATTAATAATAATTCTTTTAGTAAAACCAACTGGATTATTTGGTAAAAATTCAAGAGAGAAAGTGTAG
- a CDS encoding branched-chain amino acid ABC transporter permease: MDINVNKAELNRNIKKTYIRYAITTGVLLIIYWMALLLIQKGIMDNYTLRIVKQIGIFMIAALGLNLILGFTGQLTMGHAAFMSIGAYGSAVMTQNFNMPFAVSLVMGTVLSCIMAALIGYPILRLKGDYLAICTLGFGEIVKVIIQNIDYVGGARGMTSIPTKSSLLIIFLCVAGCYALLKNLLHSSKGRAIMSVREDEIAAEAMGINTTKYKMMAFIIGSGMAGLAGGLYAHFNTFIDPVTFNFSKSFELITYVVLGGMGSISGTVLGTSILIFLPESLRGLSDVLKENRMLIYAFLLVVMMIFRPDGILGSREITVKGIKTSIKKLLSKKNSSNKSDKSETKVGV; this comes from the coding sequence ATGGATATTAATGTTAATAAAGCAGAGTTAAATAGAAATATAAAAAAGACCTACATTAGATATGCGATTACTACAGGAGTTTTATTAATAATATACTGGATGGCATTATTACTTATTCAAAAAGGAATAATGGATAACTATACATTGAGAATTGTAAAACAGATAGGTATATTTATGATAGCAGCACTTGGATTAAATTTAATATTAGGATTTACTGGACAGCTTACAATGGGACACGCTGCATTTATGTCTATTGGTGCATATGGTTCAGCAGTAATGACTCAGAATTTCAATATGCCTTTTGCAGTTTCTTTAGTTATGGGAACAGTTTTATCATGTATCATGGCAGCATTAATTGGTTATCCAATTTTAAGATTAAAAGGTGACTATCTTGCAATATGTACTCTTGGATTTGGTGAAATTGTTAAGGTTATTATTCAGAATATAGATTATGTAGGTGGTGCAAGAGGGATGACAAGCATACCTACAAAGTCAAGTTTATTGATTATTTTCTTATGTGTAGCAGGATGTTATGCACTTCTTAAAAATCTGCTCCACTCATCAAAAGGAAGGGCTATAATGTCAGTTCGTGAAGATGAAATTGCTGCAGAAGCAATGGGAATAAATACTACAAAGTATAAAATGATGGCTTTTATTATAGGAAGTGGTATGGCTGGACTTGCTGGAGGATTATATGCTCATTTTAATACATTCATTGACCCTGTAACATTTAATTTCTCAAAATCTTTTGAATTGATTACGTATGTTGTACTTGGTGGAATGGGAAGTATATCAGGAACAGTATTGGGTACATCAATATTAATATTCCTTCCTGAATCATTACGCGGATTAAGTGATGTATTAAAGGAAAATCGTATGCTTATATATGCATTTTTACTTGTTGTAATGATGATATTCAGACCAGATGGAATTTTAGGATCTAGAGAGATAACTGTAAAAGGAATAAAAACATCAATAAAGAAATTACTATCGAAGAAGAATTCTTCTAATAAATCAGATAAATCAGAAACAAAGGTAGGTGTGTAG
- a CDS encoding ABC transporter ATP-binding protein: protein MALLNVENLTIKFGGLTAVSEVNMEIGEQKLVGLIGPNGAGKTTLFNMLTGVYKPTYGKIEFDNERIDGIKPYDIASKRISRTFQNIRLFKDFTVLDNVMTSFDFQTKTTLLGSILHTPHQIIEEEKMREEAINYLKIMKLDHKFNEFAKNLSYGEQRRLEIARALAIKPKLLLLDEPAAGMNPQETKELTEMIRWIKDEFKISVLLIEHDMKLVMNVCEYIYVLSFGQIIANGVPEEIQKNPKVIEAYLGKGAV from the coding sequence ATGGCTTTATTAAATGTGGAGAATCTAACAATAAAATTTGGAGGACTTACAGCAGTATCTGAAGTTAATATGGAAATTGGAGAACAAAAACTTGTAGGACTGATAGGACCTAATGGAGCAGGAAAGACAACTTTGTTTAACATGCTTACAGGAGTATATAAACCTACATACGGCAAAATAGAATTTGACAATGAAAGAATAGATGGAATTAAACCCTATGATATAGCATCTAAAAGAATTTCAAGAACATTTCAAAATATTCGTTTGTTCAAAGATTTTACTGTTTTAGATAACGTAATGACAAGTTTTGATTTTCAGACAAAGACAACTTTACTTGGATCTATTTTACACACACCACACCAGATAATTGAAGAAGAAAAAATGAGAGAAGAAGCAATAAATTATCTAAAGATTATGAAATTAGATCATAAATTTAATGAATTTGCAAAAAATTTATCATATGGTGAACAAAGAAGATTGGAAATAGCAAGAGCTCTTGCAATAAAACCTAAACTTTTATTGCTTGATGAACCAGCAGCTGGAATGAATCCACAGGAGACTAAAGAACTTACAGAAATGATAAGATGGATAAAGGATGAATTTAAGATTTCTGTACTGCTTATAGAGCATGATATGAAATTGGTTATGAATGTATGTGAATATATTTATGTATTATCCTTTGGACAAATTATTGCAAATGGAGTTCCAGAAGAAATACAGAAGAATCCTAAGGTAATAGAAGCGTATCTTGGAAAGGGGGCAGTATAA
- a CDS encoding ABC transporter ATP-binding protein, translated as MLKIENINVYYGAIHAIHELNIEVNDGEIVTLIGANGAGKTSTLRAISGLNPVKSGVISYDGKVISNIPPHKIVSSGISQVPEGRRVFGDQTCEENLLLGAYLKKDKKQINETMEKVFTWFPRIKERRNQLAGTLSGGEQQMLAIGRSLMASPKLLLLDEPSMGLAPIVVEEIFEIIKSIRKENTTILLVEQNANAALQIADRGYVVETGNIVLEGRAIDLLHDDAVRKAYLGD; from the coding sequence ATGCTTAAAATAGAAAATATAAATGTATATTATGGTGCAATACATGCAATTCATGAGTTGAATATTGAAGTAAATGATGGTGAAATTGTTACACTTATTGGAGCAAATGGAGCAGGAAAAACTTCTACTTTAAGAGCTATAAGTGGTTTGAATCCAGTAAAAAGCGGAGTTATAAGCTATGATGGAAAAGTAATAAGTAATATTCCACCTCATAAGATTGTATCATCAGGAATAAGTCAGGTACCAGAAGGCAGACGTGTTTTTGGAGATCAGACATGTGAGGAAAATCTGCTTTTAGGTGCTTATTTAAAAAAGGATAAAAAGCAGATTAATGAAACCATGGAAAAAGTTTTTACATGGTTTCCACGTATTAAAGAAAGAAGAAATCAATTAGCAGGGACACTTTCAGGTGGTGAACAACAGATGCTTGCAATTGGACGTTCATTAATGGCATCACCTAAATTGTTACTTCTTGATGAACCTTCAATGGGGCTTGCGCCTATAGTTGTTGAAGAAATATTTGAGATTATAAAGAGTATAAGAAAAGAAAATACTACAATTCTTCTTGTGGAACAAAATGCAAATGCAGCTCTTCAGATTGCAGATCGTGGATATGTAGTGGAAACAGGAAATATAGTATTAGAAGGACGTGCTATTGATCTGCTTCATGATGATGCAGTAAGAAAAGCATATCTTGGTGATTAA
- a CDS encoding AAA family ATPase, which yields MERFVIAITRRAGSGGTTIGEMLADEFSINLYDKKLLRIASEDSGINEAIFQNADERVKNSILYRVSKKVYKGELIPPESDNFVSDENLFNYQAKVLRELSERESFIVIGRGADYILKDKPNVFKIFLYASEEFCIEHEMSHLCTDRKGAIKYIKKWDNYRSEYYMYHTGKEWEKMSNYDLCINTGELGIEKSVKYIKEYIKLRMETL from the coding sequence ATGGAACGATTTGTAATAGCAATTACAAGACGTGCAGGAAGTGGAGGAACAACAATTGGTGAAATGCTTGCTGATGAGTTTAGTATAAATTTATATGACAAAAAACTTCTAAGAATAGCATCAGAAGATAGTGGTATTAATGAAGCTATCTTTCAAAATGCAGATGAAAGAGTGAAAAATAGCATATTATATCGTGTATCAAAAAAAGTATATAAAGGAGAGTTAATACCTCCTGAAAGTGATAATTTTGTATCTGATGAAAATTTATTTAATTATCAAGCAAAAGTTTTACGAGAACTTTCAGAAAGAGAGTCTTTTATTGTCATTGGAAGAGGGGCTGACTATATATTAAAAGACAAGCCAAATGTATTTAAAATATTTTTATATGCATCAGAGGAATTTTGCATTGAACATGAAATGAGTCATTTGTGTACAGATAGAAAAGGTGCAATAAAATATATAAAGAAATGGGATAATTATAGAAGTGAATATTATATGTATCATACTGGTAAAGAGTGGGAAAAAATGTCTAATTATGATTTGTGTATAAATACTGGAGAGTTAGGAATTGAAAAAAGTGTAAAATATATAAAAGAGTATATTAAATTAAGAATGGAAACCTTATAA
- the spoIIM gene encoding stage II sporulation protein M has translation MNISGKKVNIGFNSRKGYFFIVLIMFCLGLSFGLYTVKYMGPADKNDLINYFTSFANSLGNDQINYGSLLVEVVKKNVIIILPIFLVGLTFFGGPVILIIDLLKGFILGYTFSFMATVFQGKGFGLAMISIIPQNLIYIPCIIGLSIIGLSMSTESFKRRFFKKNKGDSLFSEGIVKKLAVIAVLFIAGILVETYISPMLIKFVVTKFYL, from the coding sequence ATGAATATTTCAGGTAAGAAAGTGAATATAGGTTTTAACAGCAGAAAGGGTTACTTTTTTATTGTACTTATAATGTTTTGCTTGGGACTGTCTTTTGGACTTTATACAGTAAAATATATGGGACCAGCAGATAAAAACGATTTGATAAATTATTTTACCAGTTTTGCTAATTCTTTAGGAAATGATCAAATAAATTATGGAAGTTTACTAGTTGAGGTTGTGAAAAAAAATGTAATCATTATTTTACCTATATTTTTAGTTGGGTTAACTTTTTTTGGTGGGCCTGTAATATTAATTATTGATTTATTAAAAGGCTTCATACTAGGGTATACTTTTTCATTCATGGCTACTGTATTTCAAGGCAAAGGATTTGGACTAGCTATGATAAGTATTATTCCTCAAAATCTAATTTACATTCCATGCATTATTGGATTAAGCATAATTGGTCTTTCAATGTCTACTGAAAGTTTCAAAAGAAGGTTCTTTAAGAAAAACAAAGGTGATAGTCTATTTTCTGAAGGGATAGTAAAAAAGCTGGCTGTAATTGCAGTATTGTTTATAGCTGGAATATTGGTAGAAACTTATATATCACCAATGTTAATAAAATTTGTGGTTACAAAATTCTATTTGTAA
- a CDS encoding tyrosine-type recombinase/integrase → MINSINNYKDYLLESGKSENTIYAYVTDVTLYLKFLNRKKVDIYKSDNLTVASYIQNLLNQGKSERSINRIVISLRNFYSYLKSQSLIQEVPKIEYKSSKNNRKLPQILTIEEVDKIIRIVEKDCPKGIRDNALLELMYATGMKVSELINLNVEDVNLELNFVRCTDNKHYERIIPIGRSACKALSEYLSIRYKIAQCGVSNLFVNLNGNKLTRQGIWRIVKEYSRKAGIDKDVNLNTFRHSFAVHLLQNGANVRAVQKLLGNQVLTYMDTYYEIINNDKINYIYMHTHPRA, encoded by the coding sequence ATGATAAATAGTATAAATAATTACAAGGATTATTTGTTAGAGAGTGGTAAAAGTGAAAATACTATATATGCATATGTAACAGATGTAACTCTCTATTTAAAATTTTTAAATAGAAAAAAGGTTGATATATATAAGAGTGATAATCTTACAGTGGCTTCTTACATTCAAAATCTTTTAAATCAGGGGAAATCTGAAAGATCTATAAATAGAATAGTAATAAGCTTACGTAATTTCTATTCATATCTTAAAAGTCAATCACTTATACAAGAGGTACCTAAAATAGAATATAAAAGTTCTAAAAACAATAGAAAACTGCCACAAATATTAACCATTGAAGAAGTAGACAAAATCATAAGAATTGTAGAAAAAGATTGTCCGAAGGGGATAAGAGATAATGCATTGTTGGAATTAATGTATGCTACAGGAATGAAAGTGTCCGAGCTTATTAATTTAAATGTTGAAGATGTCAATTTGGAATTGAATTTTGTTAGATGTACGGATAATAAACATTATGAAAGAATAATTCCAATTGGAAGAAGTGCTTGCAAAGCCTTATCAGAATATTTGAGCATAAGATATAAAATTGCTCAATGTGGAGTATCCAATCTTTTTGTTAATTTAAACGGAAATAAGTTAACAAGACAGGGCATATGGAGAATAGTTAAGGAATATTCAAGAAAAGCAGGAATTGATAAGGATGTAAACCTTAATACCTTCAGACATTCTTTTGCAGTTCATCTTCTTCAAAATGGAGCTAATGTAAGAGCAGTTCAAAAACTTCTTGGTAATCAGGTATTAACATATATGGACACTTACTACGAGATAATAAATAACGATAAAATCAATTACATTTATATGCATACACATCCAAGAGCTTAG